In a single window of the Pelagibacterium sp. 26DY04 genome:
- a CDS encoding DUF1127 domain-containing protein, which yields MGIRKTLKKWSAYQQTVRELNALGNRELNDLGITRGDIERIARDHANQL from the coding sequence ATGGGCATTCGCAAGACTCTTAAGAAGTGGTCGGCTTATCAGCAGACGGTTCGTGAGCTCAATGCGCTCGGCAACCGTGAACTGAACGATCTCGGCATCACCCGCGGCGACATCGAACGCATCGCGCGTGATCATGCCAACCAGCTTTAA
- the uvrA gene encoding excinuclease ABC subunit UvrA, producing the protein MNDISNPDRDIVIRGAREHNLKNIDVRLPRDKLIVMTGLSGSGKSSLAFDTIYAEGQRRYVESLSAYARQFLEMMQKPDVEQIDGLSPAISIEQKTTSRNPRSTVGTVTEIYDYLRLLFARVGIPYSPATGLPIESQTVSLMVDKVLALEEGTRLYLLAPIVRGRKGEYRKELAELMKKGFQRVKIDGEFYEIEEAPALDKKLKHDIEVVVDRVVVSADISSRLAESFETALRLADGIALAEFADQTEDDGTPKRLTFSEKFACPVSGFTIAEIEPRLFSFNNPFGACPVCSGLGTEAKIDPELVVPDGSLSLRDGAIQPWSKTSSPYYLQTLQAVTRHYKASTGTAWQDLPFEVQHAILFGTDKTPIEFVYDDGLRKYTTNKPFEGVIGNLERRYRETESSAAREDIERYMSAAPCPACGGYRLKPEALAVKINDLHIGQVADFSIKAAVEWFTDLPSHLNDTQGAIGERVLKEIRERLTFLNDVGLEYLTLSRNSGSLSGGESQRIRLASQIGSGLTGVLYVLDEPSIGLHQRDNARLLETLRRLRDLGNTVIVVEHDEDAILTADHVLDIGPGAGVHGGHVIAQGTPQDILNHPESLTGQYLSGRMGIEIPAERRKPKKGRKLSLVGATGNNLKNVSVDIPLGMFVAVTGVSGGGKSTLTIDTLYQAVARRLNGARVHPAPHESLTGLEFLDKVIDIDQSPIGRTPRSNPATYTGAFTHIRDWFANMPEAKARGYAPGRFSFNVKGGRCEACQGDGVIKIEMHFLPDVYVTCDVCKGHRYNRETLEVQFKGKSIADVLELTVDEGVEFFSAVPVIRDKLVTLQRVGLGYVKIGQQATTLSGGEAQRVKLAKELSKRATGRTLYVLDEPTTGLHFHDVAKLLEVLQELVDSGNTVVVIEHNLEVIKTADWIIDLGPEGGDGGGEIVAVGTPEEVAESPRSHTGRFIKEVMERRPQRMSAAQ; encoded by the coding sequence ATGAATGACATCTCCAATCCCGACCGCGACATCGTCATTCGAGGTGCCAGGGAGCACAATCTCAAGAATATCGACGTCCGCCTGCCCCGGGACAAGCTGATCGTGATGACCGGGCTTTCGGGCTCAGGCAAATCTTCGCTTGCATTCGATACGATCTACGCCGAAGGCCAGCGGCGGTATGTGGAAAGCCTTTCGGCCTACGCCCGCCAGTTTCTCGAAATGATGCAGAAGCCCGATGTCGAGCAGATCGACGGGCTTTCGCCGGCTATTTCCATCGAGCAGAAGACCACGTCGCGCAACCCGCGCTCGACGGTCGGCACCGTCACCGAAATTTACGACTATCTGCGCCTTCTCTTTGCTCGCGTGGGTATTCCTTATTCACCCGCCACGGGTCTGCCCATCGAAAGCCAGACGGTTTCCCTGATGGTCGACAAGGTATTGGCGCTCGAGGAAGGTACGCGGCTTTACCTGCTGGCTCCCATTGTACGCGGGCGCAAGGGCGAGTACCGCAAGGAATTGGCCGAGCTCATGAAGAAGGGCTTCCAGCGCGTTAAGATCGACGGTGAGTTCTACGAGATCGAAGAAGCCCCCGCGCTCGACAAGAAGCTCAAGCACGACATCGAAGTCGTCGTCGACCGTGTCGTCGTCAGCGCCGATATATCCAGCCGCCTCGCCGAGAGCTTCGAGACGGCGCTGCGGCTGGCTGATGGCATCGCGCTTGCCGAGTTCGCCGACCAAACCGAAGATGACGGCACCCCTAAGCGCCTCACCTTCTCGGAAAAGTTCGCTTGCCCGGTTTCCGGCTTTACCATCGCGGAAATCGAACCGCGGCTGTTCTCGTTCAACAACCCGTTCGGCGCTTGTCCGGTGTGCTCCGGCCTGGGCACCGAGGCCAAGATCGATCCCGAACTGGTCGTTCCGGACGGATCGCTGTCGCTGCGCGACGGCGCCATTCAGCCCTGGTCCAAAACGTCTTCGCCTTATTATTTGCAAACCCTGCAGGCGGTAACGCGTCACTATAAGGCTTCAACAGGCACCGCATGGCAGGATCTGCCTTTCGAGGTGCAGCACGCCATCCTGTTCGGCACCGACAAGACGCCTATCGAGTTCGTCTATGACGACGGCTTGCGCAAATATACGACAAATAAGCCGTTTGAAGGAGTGATCGGCAACCTCGAACGCCGCTATCGCGAGACGGAATCGTCTGCCGCGCGCGAGGATATCGAGCGCTACATGTCGGCCGCCCCCTGCCCCGCCTGCGGCGGCTATCGCCTGAAGCCCGAAGCGCTGGCCGTCAAGATCAACGATCTCCATATTGGCCAGGTCGCGGACTTTTCCATCAAGGCGGCGGTCGAGTGGTTCACGGATTTGCCCAGCCATCTCAATGATACGCAAGGGGCCATCGGCGAGCGTGTTCTCAAGGAGATCCGCGAGCGGCTGACCTTCCTTAATGATGTCGGCCTCGAATACCTGACGCTTTCGCGTAACTCGGGGTCCCTCTCGGGCGGCGAGAGCCAGCGTATCCGTCTGGCGAGCCAGATCGGATCGGGACTTACCGGGGTCCTCTACGTGCTCGACGAGCCTTCGATCGGCCTGCATCAGCGCGACAATGCGCGTTTGCTCGAAACGCTGCGCCGTCTGCGGGATCTGGGCAACACGGTGATCGTCGTCGAGCACGACGAGGATGCGATCCTGACAGCCGATCATGTTCTCGATATCGGGCCTGGTGCCGGTGTGCATGGCGGGCACGTTATCGCCCAGGGCACCCCCCAGGACATCCTCAACCATCCCGAAAGCCTCACGGGCCAGTATCTCTCGGGCCGCATGGGCATCGAAATCCCGGCCGAGCGCCGCAAACCCAAAAAGGGCCGCAAGCTCTCGCTCGTGGGTGCCACTGGAAACAACCTCAAGAATGTTTCGGTCGATATCCCGCTGGGCATGTTCGTTGCCGTTACGGGCGTATCGGGCGGCGGCAAGTCGACTTTAACCATCGATACGCTTTATCAGGCCGTCGCCCGCCGCCTGAACGGCGCGCGCGTCCACCCTGCCCCGCACGAAAGCCTCACGGGCCTCGAATTTCTCGACAAGGTCATAGACATCGACCAGAGCCCGATCGGGCGCACGCCGCGGTCTAATCCCGCGACCTATACCGGAGCCTTCACGCACATTCGGGATTGGTTCGCCAACATGCCCGAAGCCAAGGCTCGCGGCTATGCGCCGGGCCGCTTCTCATTCAACGTCAAGGGCGGCCGCTGCGAAGCCTGCCAAGGCGATGGCGTGATCAAGATCGAGATGCACTTTCTGCCCGACGTTTATGTCACCTGCGACGTTTGCAAGGGGCATCGCTACAACCGCGAGACGCTTGAGGTGCAGTTTAAGGGCAAGTCGATTGCCGATGTTCTCGAACTGACGGTGGATGAAGGCGTGGAGTTCTTCTCGGCGGTGCCGGTGATCCGCGACAAGCTGGTCACCCTACAGCGGGTCGGGCTCGGTTACGTCAAGATTGGTCAGCAGGCGACCACCCTGTCGGGGGGGGAAGCCCAACGAGTCAAGCTCGCCAAGGAGCTTTCCAAGCGCGCCACCGGCCGCACCCTTTATGTGCTGGACGAACCCACCACGGGTCTGCACTTCCATGATGTCGCCAAGCTCCTCGAAGTGCTTCAGGAGCTTGTGGACAGCGGAAATACGGTGGTGGTCATCGAACACAACCTCGAGGTCATTAAGACCGCCGACTGGATCATCGATCTGGGTCCCGAAGGTGGTGATGGCGGCGGCGAGATCGTTGCCGTGGGTACGCCCGAAGAGGTAGCTGAAAGCCCGCGTTCCCACACGGGCCGCTTCATCAAGGAGGTAATGGAACGCCGCCCCCAACGCATGAGTGCCGCGCAATAG
- the ssb gene encoding single-stranded DNA-binding protein, whose product MSGSVNKVILVGNLGADPEVRSLPSGSPVVNLRIATSERWRDRNTGEPRERTEWHRVVIFSEGLAKVAQNYLRKGSKVYIEGQLQTRKWEKDGQDQYTTEIVLQGFNSTLTMLDGRGEGGGENAGGGYGSGGYGGGRQVENRSRPTSAPAFEPGGMDDDIPF is encoded by the coding sequence ATGTCGGGAAGCGTCAACAAGGTTATTCTGGTGGGCAATCTCGGAGCGGATCCCGAGGTCCGGTCGCTGCCGAGCGGTAGCCCCGTCGTCAATCTGCGCATCGCGACGTCGGAGCGCTGGCGCGACCGCAATACGGGTGAACCGCGCGAGCGGACCGAATGGCACCGCGTGGTGATCTTCAGCGAGGGCCTGGCCAAGGTTGCGCAGAATTACCTGCGCAAGGGCTCCAAGGTTTATATCGAAGGTCAACTTCAGACCCGGAAGTGGGAAAAGGACGGTCAGGATCAGTATACGACCGAGATCGTGTTGCAGGGGTTCAATTCGACCCTGACGATGCTCGACGGGCGCGGTGAAGGCGGCGGCGAGAATGCTGGCGGGGGATATGGCTCCGGCGGATATGGTGGGGGAAGGCAGGTCGAGAACCGCAGCCGACCGACAAGCGCCCCGGCATTCGAGCCCGGCGGCATGGACGACGACATTCCGTTCTGA
- a CDS encoding Lrp/AsnC family transcriptional regulator, translating to MATVDETDRRLLSLLRDNARLPVSSLAATLGLSRTTVRARMERLEASGIITGYGVRLGTSEETDRIRSIAMIEVEGRVTDRVARALAGLPQVRALYSTNGRWDLVAEIDTGSLPEFDEVLRSIRLIEGVSLTETNILLAARFRR from the coding sequence ATGGCAACTGTTGATGAAACAGATCGTCGTCTCCTCTCCCTGCTGAGAGACAATGCCCGCCTGCCAGTCTCCAGTCTTGCCGCAACTCTCGGATTGTCTCGCACGACGGTGCGGGCGCGCATGGAACGGTTGGAGGCAAGTGGAATCATCACCGGCTATGGCGTGCGGCTCGGCACGTCCGAAGAGACCGACCGCATCCGCTCCATCGCGATGATCGAAGTCGAAGGACGCGTCACCGACCGCGTGGCGCGTGCCTTAGCGGGCTTGCCGCAGGTCCGCGCACTCTACAGCACTAACGGCCGCTGGGATCTCGTTGCCGAAATCGATACCGGCTCACTGCCCGAATTCGATGAGGTCTTACGCTCCATTCGCCTCATCGAGGGCGTCAGCCTCACCGAAACCAATATTCTGCTGGCCGCCCGCTTCCGCCGCTAA
- the rocF gene encoding arginase, with product MRGPAPRTVTLIGAPIEEGAGRQGCSMGPKALRIAGIEIALAGLGHTVSDMGDVVLEKGNFTLSGLAHNASVVTAYGRAIADAGEAALARGTAVYLGGDHALSFGSVAAALRHAHRLGKKLHVLWLDAHADFNTPQTSTSGNMHGMPAAFFCGEPGFEGMLECPKMPATRFHLVGARSIDPAEADLLEARGADVNDMAEIDEHGIGAIIRRILGEVEAEDAFLHVSLDVDFVEPDMAPGVGTTVPGGATVREAHLAMEMVGRSGRMISLDLVELNPFLDDRGRSARLMVELAASGFGRRIFDRPTLPA from the coding sequence ATGCGTGGACCGGCTCCCAGAACTGTCACCCTGATTGGTGCACCCATAGAGGAGGGGGCGGGGCGGCAAGGCTGCTCCATGGGACCGAAGGCGCTCAGGATCGCGGGTATCGAGATCGCGTTGGCGGGCTTGGGCCACACGGTTTCGGATATGGGCGATGTGGTGCTGGAGAAAGGGAACTTCACCCTTTCAGGTCTCGCACACAATGCTTCGGTGGTCACCGCGTATGGAAGGGCGATCGCTGACGCAGGGGAAGCGGCGCTGGCGCGCGGCACCGCCGTCTACCTCGGAGGGGATCACGCGCTGTCGTTCGGATCGGTTGCTGCGGCCTTGCGGCATGCTCATCGGCTCGGGAAAAAGCTGCACGTTCTCTGGCTCGATGCGCATGCCGATTTCAACACGCCGCAAACCTCGACCTCCGGGAATATGCACGGAATGCCCGCGGCATTCTTTTGCGGCGAACCGGGATTTGAGGGGATGCTTGAGTGCCCCAAGATGCCGGCAACGCGCTTCCATCTCGTTGGGGCGCGTTCGATCGATCCTGCGGAAGCGGACCTGCTCGAGGCGCGGGGCGCCGATGTCAACGACATGGCGGAGATCGATGAGCATGGCATCGGCGCCATCATCCGGCGCATCCTTGGGGAGGTGGAAGCCGAGGACGCCTTTTTGCACGTGAGCCTGGACGTAGACTTCGTCGAGCCGGATATGGCGCCCGGTGTTGGGACGACGGTACCAGGTGGTGCAACGGTGCGCGAGGCGCATCTTGCCATGGAAATGGTGGGGCGCAGCGGACGCATGATCAGCCTGGACCTGGTGGAGCTCAATCCATTTCTCGACGATCGCGGCCGGAGTGCCCGCCTTATGGTCGAATTGGCGGCCAGCGGATTTGGGCGCCGCATATTCGACAGGCCAACGCTGCCAGCCTAG
- the rocD gene encoding ornithine--oxo-acid transaminase, with product MTRTEELIALEASLGAHNYQPLDVALVRGEGVFVYDVEGKRYLDCLSAYSAVNQGHCHPRILAAMVEQAGKLTLTSRAFRNDQLGLFYREIAELTGSHKVLPMNTGAEAVESAIKAVRKWGYEVKGVEKDKAEIIVCANNFHGRTIGIVGFSTDPDARGGFGPFAPGFKVVPFGDAEAFERAITGNTVAFLVEPIQGEAGVIIPPEGYFKRVRELCTQHNVMLILDEIQTGLGRTGKLLAEQHEGIEADVTLLGKALSGGFYPVSAVLSNSEVLGVLKPGQHGSTFGGNPLACAVARMAMKVLIEEGMIENAAQLGPYFLEGLAGIRSNHVKAVRGRGLMLAVDLHPEAGGARPFCYKLRDKGILAKDTHTDTIRIAPPLIITKDQIDDALAVFDTVLGI from the coding sequence ATGACACGAACCGAGGAACTGATCGCGCTGGAAGCATCCCTTGGCGCGCATAACTATCAACCGCTGGACGTGGCCCTCGTGCGCGGAGAGGGCGTGTTCGTTTATGATGTTGAAGGAAAGCGCTACCTCGATTGTCTCTCGGCATATTCAGCGGTGAATCAGGGACACTGCCACCCCAGGATTCTCGCCGCGATGGTTGAGCAGGCGGGCAAGCTGACTCTGACCTCGCGCGCCTTCCGCAACGATCAGCTCGGTCTGTTCTACCGGGAGATCGCCGAACTCACCGGTTCTCATAAGGTGCTGCCGATGAATACCGGAGCCGAAGCGGTCGAAAGTGCCATCAAGGCGGTGCGGAAATGGGGGTATGAGGTCAAGGGCGTCGAAAAGGACAAGGCAGAGATCATCGTCTGCGCCAACAATTTTCATGGGAGGACGATCGGTATTGTCGGGTTTTCGACCGACCCGGACGCACGGGGCGGGTTCGGGCCGTTTGCACCTGGATTCAAGGTGGTTCCGTTCGGCGATGCCGAGGCGTTTGAGCGGGCGATAACCGGGAACACGGTTGCGTTCCTGGTGGAGCCGATCCAGGGGGAAGCCGGGGTGATCATTCCGCCAGAGGGATATTTCAAGCGGGTTCGCGAGCTCTGCACGCAACATAACGTGATGCTTATATTGGATGAGATCCAAACAGGCCTCGGGCGCACGGGCAAGTTGCTGGCGGAGCAGCACGAAGGTATCGAGGCGGATGTCACGCTCTTGGGCAAGGCGTTGTCAGGTGGGTTCTATCCCGTCTCCGCGGTGCTCTCCAATTCAGAAGTTCTCGGAGTTCTCAAGCCCGGCCAGCACGGCTCGACGTTCGGCGGCAACCCTTTGGCGTGCGCGGTTGCTCGCATGGCGATGAAGGTGTTGATCGAGGAAGGGATGATCGAGAATGCCGCCCAGCTCGGGCCTTATTTCCTTGAAGGGCTGGCCGGCATTCGCTCAAATCACGTCAAAGCGGTGCGAGGGCGCGGGCTCATGCTTGCGGTCGATTTGCATCCGGAAGCGGGGGGCGCCAGGCCATTCTGTTATAAGTTGCGGGACAAGGGCATTTTGGCCAAGGATACGCATACCGATACCATCCGCATTGCGCCGCCCCTCATCATTACCAAGGATCAGATCGACGATGCCCTGGCGGTGTTCGATACCGTCCTTGGAATCTAG